The DNA region ttttaaaaaactTGGTCACCCCTACTTTAAAATTTGGTCATTAGAGAATTTATTGTCCCAtatttatacattaaaaaaaaaaaaaaaaaaaagatatgatgAAACTTTCACGTAGGACAAACTGTAATGCATTATACCATGATGAAAGGGTTTACACCATGTCTCTTAAAACTATTTCCACACAACTGATATTTATTAGGTGGACCTTCACTTCATGAAGAAGATCCCAGAGGGAGCAGAGGCCTCCAATGTGCTGGTCGGAGAGCTGGACTTCCTGGAGAGGCCCATTGTGGCCTTTGTTCGCCTCTCCCCCGCTGTGCTGCTCACTGGCCTCACTGAGGTCCCGATACCTACAAGGTAGACAGCAATACCTCCCTACAGTCACATGAACAACACTTCAATTATGTACAGTACCTTCAATAATGAGGACACGATATACTGTATGCCGTCGACTCATCGTTTTAGGTTCCTCTTCATTCTCTTGGGCCCAGATGGAAAAGCTCAGCAATACCATGAGATCGGGCGCTCTATGGCAACCATTATGACGGATGAGGTAAGGCGTGCCTCCAAAACAAAACCTGACTCTCTGGATCTAGCTGGTGATTGCCCCAATTGACATCAATGCAAATGGCCTGCAACTACAAATAGTGGAAATATATTATTATGTTCACATCTTTATATGGCTCATGACCTAAATTTAGAGCTCATTCGGCAACCCctctccaaaaaaataaaaacaacaataaaaacaaaaaaataatcttgcGAAAGCAGACCGTTATGTGTCATATGTCTTTTACATCTCTGTGCTCTAGATCTTCCATGGTGTAGCTTACAAGGCAAAGGACAGAAGTGACCTACTGGCTGGTATAGATGAGTTCCTGGACCAGGTGACTGTCCTGCCACCAGGGGAATGGGACCCTTCTATCCGCATTGAGCCACCCAAAAATGTCCCATCTCAGGTACACACAGTTTTTTAATGCTTTGGTTGGTGCAATAGAAAAGCCATATCCTGAAGATAGCTGACCTTAATTTTCTGGTTGTAATtgaaggagaagaggaagatGCCTGGTGTCCCTAATGGCACAGCCTACCAAGTAGAGGAAGAGCTACATGCGGAGCACCATGGACCAGAGCTGCAGAGAACCGGAAGGTGAATCCATGTAtcccagctgcactcaactgcgttccaaattattatccaaatgtttattttttcctaaaTGGTCATTGAAAATGACAGGCAGCATTGTTTTTAAGTCATCAACCTTTAGAGTACAttataatttaaatgtttttaaacaagcCACGCAATTGTaacagtagttttttttaattaataaaaacctaaaatgcactgttccaaattacattttataagtTGTAAATAACTGACAATAGTCACttgttgaatttgcagcattaaGAGGTCATGTTTACTGAAATCAAAGCCTCCCAGAGCTGCTGTTTGGATGTGAACTAACTCCTACCCTCAAGATTCTTTTTAGGACGCTCCAAAGTTTCCTAACAGGTTTGAGGTTGGGGGAGAATGCAGGGGGCAACACCATGTTTCTCTCCTTGTAAGCCCATAGCAACCAATGATGTAGAGGTTAACTAattttcagttctttacatTTCTCTGAAACTCTGTTGTGCATAATAATGTGGaacagtacatttgcattttttaaaattaaaaaatactctTATCATTGGGAggtttttttccaaaaacttTCAAATTATAATATGACGTTTGATGACAACAATTATGCTAACAGTCATTTAAATTGAGTATTTTAGgataatcagaaaaaaatataatttgcataataattgtGAATGCGCTGCATAAGGTCAAAAGTTGTAGAACACACCTTTTCTTCCGTCATTTCTATGCGCCTTAACTGTGTGTTAACATTTGGCCCAAGGTTAAAGTTGTCCTGTTCCATTTTCTGTGTCATGGCTTTGACCCATTGCACAAcccaaggtccataaaggcatgcttGGCTAACGCCTCTGAGATTAATTAAAACTGAATGATTCCCACAGAGACACTCCAGAATCTTGTTGAAAGTTTTCCTAGAAGAGTGCAACCTAAAGAGAAGACCTACAATTTGTGCTCTATTTTGTCATCTTGCCTTTGTAATGACCAGATGACCCATTAGTTTTGTCCATATAGTGTTTTTCTGCATGGCTATGTGGATGTTTAGCAGAAGCGTAATCGTCAAAATGTCAAACCCTCTCATGTCCCAGACAGAGTACTCAAATGGAAAATCAAATGATATATGTAGACGGCATAACATTCTCTCTGTGTACTTTGTTCCCTTTGTGTTGTGACCAGGTTGTTTGGTGGTCTGATAATGGACATCAAAAGGAAGGCTCCCTTCTATCTGGGTGATTATAAAGATGGTCTGAGCCTGCAGTGTGTGGCCTCATTCCTCTTTCTCTACTGTGCCTGCATGTCTCCTGTCATCACCTTTGGAGGGCTGCTTGGAGAGGCAACAGAGGGACGCATTGTAAGAACAAACACTTGCATGGAATGTCTACAAAGAACTACATATtcctaaaccaggggtgtcaaagtcatttatattgcgggccacattgtagttacggtttctctcagagggccattatgactatGAAACCATCTAAATGTTTCATCGCTtcgtcatattattacatagacatcgcaaattgatggataactagttttaaaaacacaattcaaggataatagtttgttcagctattgttcaagttactgtaaaagagGGGTTCAGtaaccaaaaaaatgcttgaaattcTGGTGCATAtttgaacaagaatcatggaagttgcacctgatttgcttttgcgggccacatcaaatgatgtggcggtccagatttggcccccgggccttgagtttgacacctgcgtcCTAAACTGTGTGCACGAGAAAAAGAGAACAATCATCATACCTATTATCAGTAATTGTGAGCAAGATGTATTTTGTATTCCAGAGTGCCATAGAGTCCTTACTCGGTGCATCCATGACTGGAGTAGCCTACTCACTGTTTGCCGGCCAGCCTCTCACGATTTTGGGTAGTACAGGACCTGTGTTAGTGTTTGAGAAAATCCTCTTCAAATTCTGCAAGTATGTATCAAATAAGTCTAGCTCTTAGACACAGCTTTATTAGCTGTGTCTGATATGTGTTTACTTAATTGTCATTTGACTCTTTAGGGACTACAGCCTCTCCTACCTGTCACTAAGGGCCTGCATTGGCCTGTGGACGGCACTGTTGTGTCTGTTGCTTGTTGCCACAGACGCCAGCTCTCTAGTGTGCTACATTACTCGCTTCACAGAGGAGGCCTTCGCTGCCCTCATCTGCATTATCTTCATCTATGAGGCCTTGGAGAAGCTCTGCCACCTGGGAGAAATCTACCCCTTCAACGCACACAGCGATCTGGACAAGCTGACACTGGCTTAGTGAGGAACACAGTTTGTGGATCTCTTTCAGTTGGGAGAATTTTCAGATTTGCTAACTGCCATATACAGTCCTTAACATGGGCTGAGGAGAATTAAGTAGGTAATTGTACCAAACATTCAGCATTATTAGGCATCGTGGCAGCACAGATGTTTAGAGATTAGCCCAAGATCTGGGCGCACTCAGGTTTCGTCCCACATGAAATgaagactggaaaaaaaaaaaaaaaatacccataggtgtcagtgtgaatgatcgtttgtctaaatgtaccctgcgattgcggcttcttgcccaaagtcagctcgaaTAGCTACAGCCCACCCGTTATCCTCATGAGGATAaccggtatagaaaatggatggatggatgatctgtACGTATAATCTCTCAAAAAGTCCTCTTCACTAAATACAGTTGATTAGGTTTTGTGCAAAATCTTACTAAATCTTACTGCATTCTTTTAGAACAGGATTCTGTGATGTCGGTCTGTCTGCTGTACCAGTTGCTCTTGTCTCGTCCAACAGCTTTTGTAAACATAATTTAATGGGCGTTACTGCTAGAAGCTAAAAGCAAAAATTTTCTAAAGGCTCTAGACCGTCAGAAGTGCTCATACATGATTATCAGTTAATCAAAATGACTTCATTAGCAGCACCTGGTTGGGGCTTCCCTTGTTAATTCCTGTGCAAGCACTTCGGAATGCTTGGGCCCCCATGGATCCGCAAGCTGTAGCTTGAGggtccgcaaaataatttgctgTAAATTATgttgtatacatttttaaaaagtgcttaCTTTCATATGGGGACTGGCGTTCTAATAAAAGTAAGATACAACACTAATTATGcctccctaccttagctttggggtatgtagcgattatgtatgaaataagaattgtaataagccgggagcgacgtttgcgttacttccggtttatcgtaagtTTACTtgaattgttaaaaatcaaactaatgtctcgaaaaTGGCACCACgtcaaatttttcaagtttattttaattcagaacacacacaaaatacgaccacgagtggaattttatggcatATTTAAGGAAACGCAgaactacaactacaaactacaacaagaGCATAACACTAAtggtaaacgaaagaaagaaaataaggcgtacgaaaatggaaaagaatacATGGTGTGTGTTCGCtgggttaaaataaatgagtgtgtgagcgtttaatgcgttgagtcagagcgagagaaggcaaagttgggatttcgtatgaagcttgtaatttccccacaattattacgcactagtgttgtacatcatagtaaggattgcagtgtcgactcacgaacgctGATCAGCTGCTCTTTGGGGTGGTCTTCCTCTGGACCTCAGGCGGGAAAAAAGCAGGTTCGGTTGAAGAAAACCAgatacacaaaaataacaagaagtaggaaaggaaagttgttgtcctATTTGGGATGCCTGCCGGTGGACCTGGTGGCGAGccgagctctggccctcagaggcGTGCGGGATCCGTCCGGGATACCGGCAGCTGCTCGTTGAGGCCCCGCCGACCGATCGTGGCTACGGAAAGCGATCGGAGCCGCATGGTAGACTTCCTCGATCGATAACGCCGCCAGCTTGGTTCGGGCGGGCGTTCCCGCACGTGGTGGCACCCagacaaaaagggaacaaaagaagGGGCAGCTGATAAATAACACTTAGGAGTACAAATGGGGGTTATGCGAATAATTTCTCCActgtaatgcctggatcagactataaGACAAGTAGTGCCTTTGCACAAAAACCTTTCACACAAGGCATCGGCATACCTCACATTTCAATTCAGTGAGCATCAGAGCCtgggttttgctttttctttggcttgggTGGATTATTTGCAACAACGATAGAAAAATAAGTAGAAGAATGttagaagaaaagaagaatgtaCACAGGAAATTACGTGAAGTCAGCAGTCTCACATTCATACGGAACATGACTTGTTATCAATGTTAAgattgagttttattttttggacgtTTTAGAAtcaacagtggttaacttctttctacatttatttgacaattggaaatggtaaaataaaattgatgagagttaataaaggttttataatgTCCATACTGTgctttctatttccattatttgctttggggaaaaaacgtaTGTgacaaatccaaacaaatcagagGTTGACCAGCATCCTGGTACAGTTTATGTTCAACCTTagcggttccactgtacatgataatttttttttttagcaggttCTCATTCTCTGATCGTTATTGTGCTCTCTCTGACTTTAGCTGCCGGTGTACAGAGCCTGATAGTCCGAGCAATAAAACTTTAGAGCTGTGGAGCGAGAGAAACATCACAGCTGCTTCTGTTCCTTGGGCCAATCTCACTGTCAAGGTAACCAAATTATGTCaagatatacacacacgcaaacgCAAAATGCATTTGCTCTTTCATGTTTGCATTTGTTAACAAGCAACTGACCCTTTCCTCTTCTCTCAAGCGGCTAACCTCTCTGGAGGTAAACACTGATAAGGACATTTCATCGATTAGCTTTTCTTCACTGAGCACAACCAGAGGTTGTCTTGTGAATGAATGGTCAATGGATTTTTCCACCTAATGGTGCTCCTTTGGTCACTTATTCACTCACCGAAGCTGCTGTTTAATGTACTTGTAGGAGTCTTTGTTCAAATCATCTGAGACAAACTGGTCCTCTTCCGACAGGAATGTGTGAGTCTCCAGGGACACTTTGTTGGGACGTCATGTGGCCATCATGGCCCCTATACCCCAGATGTCCTCTTCTGGTCCGTCATCTTGTTCTTTTCCACTTTCTTCATGTCAGCGTTCCTCAAACAGTTCAAAACGAGTCGTTACTTCCCCACCAAGGTAATCAGCAAAAGGGCGATGGGgttgcactcacacacacacacacacaaacacacacacacacactgatggcAAAGGTTCCATCCAAGGTGCAGATAGAGCACAGCAATTAAAGTGGGTCTAcctcatatttattttctttttcattttggcagaataTCTCTACTGATATTGAAAGTTTCTTTACTTTTAACCGATaatacaagcatttttttcaccaaatcctTTCTTATCCTAAATTATGCAATCatttcaaactttattcatccatccattttgcgcaccgctttatcctcacgagggtcacgggcgtgctggagtctatcccagctatcttcgggcgagaggtcgggtacaccctgaactggtcatccgccaatcgcagggcacatagaaacaaacaaccattcatgcaaacattcacacgtacggatCTAccgatttagtcttcaatcaacctaccatgcatgtttttgggatgtggaaggaaaccggagtgccagagaaaacccacgcaggcacggggagaacatgcaaactccacacaggcagggctgggatttgaaccccggacctcagaactgtgagacagatatgctagccagtcttccaccgtgccgccgctttatttattgttaataCAACATAACCTGCTTTTCACAAGTTTGAGGTCAGTTAaaaatttccttttttaaaataaataaataaatagaaatttttaaaaagaagatgaaaatttctgtttttttttcaataaagattTAAACAGACATACCATCCAGACAttgttaacaaaaacaaaaaggaaatttCTAGGTGACCTCCAAACTTTTGAATGGTAGTGTTTCTATACAATGGTTGTGTTGTTACGGAAAACATTAAATTGTCTGGGTAGTGCAAGGGGCAATTGTgtttatgaaataatatgatGTGATGCCTATACAGTTACAGTGTATGGTTTTCACTGTCACCTGAGGAAAACCATAACCTTCCACTACTAACATGTTGCTCACACCCCGCCCCtgccacccacccacccacacacacacacacacacacacacacacacacacacacacacacacacacacacacacaaaataataataataaagttagACAACCCAAAGATAGACATTTAGTGTTTAAGGTAACCTTGATTTGGTCTCCGAAGAGATGAAACTAGGAGCTTGCTGATTCCTTGAGAAACAATCGCCCCTCTGGGCCATAAAACTAAAACTGTCTTAAAACGATCCTTATCAGACTACGGTACAGGTGCACTTTAGTCACAGCATTTCTTTGAGTAGTCTGTCCTCATGTAATCAGGTGCGGTCCATGATCAGTGACTTTGCCGTCTTCCTCACCATTGTCTTCATGGTATTGCTCGACTACATCATAGGAGTACCCTCCCAGAAGTTAAAAGTACCCAGCAAATTCCAGGTAAATTGGGCAAATACGCAAATTTCTGGAAGATTAGATCAGATTATATGTGCACCTTTTGAACTGTTTCCTCCATTAGCCCACCAGAGATGACAGAGGGTGGTTGATCAACCCAATAGGACGCAACCCCTGGTGGACGGTCCTGGCGGCCTCTATCCCTGCTCTGCTCTGCACCATCCTCATCTTCATGGACCAACAGATAACTGCCGTCATCATCAACCGGAAAGAGCACAAACTGCTGGTACTTAAACTCACTCAAACTTTATTTCATCATGTTTATCGTTGACCCACAAACCAATAGTCAGCGTGCGGATGAGAAACGCAGTTACACCTGACAGTACATAATAGGACATAACACAGTTTGGAGGCGGTCCGTAGTGGAATGGGAAGCATATGTATTCCCTGTTAGCATCTCACATTAGAAAGCTAAGCCCTGTGTTTAATTTAACTACAATGCCTGCCATATTTGTAGTGCTCAATGTGTGTGTCAGAGAGGGTGAGCGAGAAAAGTGTGCATGCTTGCGcaggatgtacagtatgtgaataATGGGCTCTTTGGCATTTTTGGGTACGAGAGATGGATTAGTGAATGATTTGTTGACAGAAAACTAAtattattaaacatttattgagcggCAGTACAGTGTGGCCTACATTTTCCTTCGTCCCCATGCTGCGGAGCCGGACCAGGCAGGGAGCTTCATTGCCGGGGTCACAAATGTGCTGTGAACCCCTTTACTAAACATACATTTCCATGCATGATATTATGATGTTTCATGTGCGGTAATGCTTGATGGTTTTGAACTCTGAAGTTTTGTTACTTTAGAACAGAGCCAGAGGCCTCGGGACATTTGACTTTAAAGGTTTCTCCATTTGTTTCTCAGAAAGGTTGCGGGTACCACTTGGAC from Phycodurus eques isolate BA_2022a chromosome 10, UOR_Pequ_1.1, whole genome shotgun sequence includes:
- the slc4a8 gene encoding electroneutral sodium bicarbonate exchanger 1 isoform X3, yielding MKANTRRWLKFEEDVEDGGERWSKPYVATLSLHSLFELRSCIINGSVLLDMHADCIEEIADMVLDHQEASHELDDSVRVKVREALLKRHHHQNEKKKNLMPIVRSIAEGTRKQSEPHLTAGSATSPQPAPPAEPAKNGAGQDGHQVDLSKVDLHFMKKIPEGAEASNVLVGELDFLERPIVAFVRLSPAVLLTGLTEVPIPTRFLFILLGPDGKAQQYHEIGRSMATIMTDEIFHGVAYKAKDRSDLLAGIDEFLDQVTVLPPGEWDPSIRIEPPKNVPSQEKRKMPGVPNGTAYQVEEELHAEHHGPELQRTGRLFGGLIMDIKRKAPFYLGDYKDGLSLQCVASFLFLYCACMSPVITFGGLLGEATEGRISAIESLLGASMTGVAYSLFAGQPLTILGSTGPVLVFEKILFKFCKDYSLSYLSLRACIGLWTALLCLLLVATDASSLVCYITRFTEEAFAALICIIFIYEALEKLCHLGEIYPFNAHSDLDKLTLAYCRCTEPDSPSNKTLELWSERNITAASVPWANLTVKECVSLQGHFVGTSCGHHGPYTPDVLFWSVILFFSTFFMSAFLKQFKTSRYFPTKVRSMISDFAVFLTIVFMVLLDYIIGVPSQKLKVPSKFQPTRDDRGWLINPIGRNPWWTVLAASIPALLCTILIFMDQQITAVIINRKEHKLLKGCGYHLDLLMVGLMLAVCSIMGLPWFVAATVLSITHVNSLKLESESSAPGEQPRFLGIREQRLTGLVIFLLMGCSVFMTGALQFIPMPVLYGVFLYMGASSLKGIQFFDRLKLFAMPAKHQPDFIYLRHVPLRKVHLFTLTQLTCLVLLWVIKTSPAAIVFPMMVLALVFIRKLLDLCFSNRELSYLDDLMPEWKKKTLDDASKKIEEESQVMLTTKSEDAPVVHIPLESSKPVHTAKAHDPRCDPSDINISDEMSKTTMWKSLSSNQKDSRPVSAKKD
- the slc4a8 gene encoding electroneutral sodium bicarbonate exchanger 1 isoform X2; its protein translation is MPVHEPDSILSYQRPDEEVVIDQGGTSSVLNIHYEKEELEGHRTLFVGVRMPRQSHRHHKAHGSRHRKKDKRTGSITVQQSVGNEKKPCHDTPSQRVQFILGTEEDAEHVAHELFTELDEICVKDGKDAEWKETARWLKFEEDVEDGGERWSKPYVATLSLHSLFELRSCIINGSVLLDMHADCIEEIADMVLDHQEASHELDDSVRVKVREALLKRHHHQNEKKKNLMPIVRSIAEGTRKQSEPHLTAGSATSPQPAPPAEPAKNGAGQDGHQVDLSKVDLHFMKKIPEGAEASNVLVGELDFLERPIVAFVRLSPAVLLTGLTEVPIPTRFLFILLGPDGKAQQYHEIGRSMATIMTDEIFHGVAYKAKDRSDLLAGIDEFLDQVTVLPPGEWDPSIRIEPPKNVPSQEKRKMPGVPNGTAYQVEEELHAEHHGPELQRTGRLFGGLIMDIKRKAPFYLGDYKDGLSLQCVASFLFLYCACMSPVITFGGLLGEATEGRISAIESLLGASMTGVAYSLFAGQPLTILGSTGPVLVFEKILFKFCKDYSLSYLSLRACIGLWTALLCLLLVATDASSLVCYITRFTEEAFAALICIIFIYEALEKLCHLGEIYPFNAHSDLDKLTLAYCRCTEPDSPSNKTLELWSERNITAASVPWANLTVKECVSLQGHFVGTSCGHHGPYTPDVLFWSVILFFSTFFMSAFLKQFKTSRYFPTKVRSMISDFAVFLTIVFMVLLDYIIGVPSQKLKVPSKFQPTRDDRGWLINPIGRNPWWTVLAASIPALLCTILIFMDQQITAVIINRKEHKLLKGCGYHLDLLMVGLMLAVCSIMGLPWFVAATVLSITHVNSLKLESESSAPGEQPRFLGIREQRLTGLVIFLLMGCSVFMTGALQFIPMPVLYGVFLYMGASSLKGIQFFDRLKLFAMPAKHQPDFIYLRHVPLRKVHLFTLTQLTCLVLLWVIKTSPAAIVFPMMVLALVFIRKLLDLCFSNRELSYLDDLMPEWKKKTLDDASKKIEEESQVMLTTKSEDAPVVHIPLESSKPVHTAKAHDPRIEEITFIDE